One window from the genome of Candidatus Abyssobacteria bacterium SURF_5 encodes:
- a CDS encoding type II toxin-antitoxin system HicB family antitoxin, translating to MKSEYTAVLKQEGDWWVGWIEEIPGVNCQERTYEELKETLEVTLKEALEFNRQDALKAAGSGYTEEKIAV from the coding sequence ATGAAAAGCGAATATACGGCTGTTCTAAAACAGGAAGGCGACTGGTGGGTAGGTTGGATCGAAGAAATTCCCGGCGTCAATTGCCAGGAACGAACCTATGAGGAATTGAAAGAGACCCTCGAGGTCACGCTCAAGGAAGCCCTTGAATTCAATCGTCAGGATGCGTTGAAAGCGGCGGGAAGCGGATACACAGAAGAAAAAATCGCCGTATGA
- a CDS encoding type II toxin-antitoxin system HicA family toxin, whose amino-acid sequence MKRSKLLRHLRAQGCELLREGGRHSWWHNPALNKRSAIPRHSEIADILAKKICKDLGVEPVQ is encoded by the coding sequence ATGAAGAGAAGCAAACTGCTCCGGCATCTTCGAGCCCAAGGATGCGAGCTATTGAGGGAAGGCGGCAGACATTCATGGTGGCACAATCCCGCTTTGAATAAACGCTCCGCTATCCCGAGACACTCCGAGATAGCGGACATCCTGGCGAAGAAGATCTGCAAAGACCTCGGTGTAGAACCAGTCCAATAA